From one Candidatus Sulfotelmatobacter sp. genomic stretch:
- a CDS encoding lmo0937 family membrane protein, with amino-acid sequence MAGILWTVIVILFVLWLIGFAVHIGGGLIHLLLVVALVLLVINLLTGRGARV; translated from the coding sequence GTGGCTGGAATTCTCTGGACCGTCATCGTCATCTTGTTCGTACTCTGGCTGATCGGATTCGCCGTCCACATCGGCGGCGGCCTGATCCACCTGTTGCTCGTCGTGGCGCTGGTGCTGCTGGTGATCAACCTGCTCACCGGTCGCGGAGCGCGCGTTTAG
- a CDS encoding NAD(P)/FAD-dependent oxidoreductase — protein MHDYDVAIVGAGAAGLIAARELADAGSSVVVLEARNRIGGRILTREDVPGAPLELGAEFIHGSAEVSFALLREAGSAAIDVTDSGVQVDPDGVHPGEDRFALVAAALERVRGYARDVSVAELARDLDAPARDALLTMVQGFDAADPARASARAIAAEWSDDVNGQTARQFRPLGGYASVLRALRDLLPPGRVRVELATPVQSLRHGSDGVVVEADAADGSTTQVHARCAIVTVPLGVLQAGRPAFDPPLPAAKRAALEGLIMGPVHKLCLRFRRPFWETLAEGRFRDASSFYMPSGGAFTVFWTLLPVRAPVLVAWAGGPRADALGARTPSDRIAAALDQLAVLARGEVDPREELEDAEAHDWQRDPYALGAYSYVAVGAEGARAALAAPVPPLFFAGEATVDANEAGTVAGALSSGRRAAREALAALRG, from the coding sequence GTGCACGACTACGACGTCGCGATCGTCGGCGCGGGCGCGGCCGGCTTGATCGCCGCGCGCGAGCTGGCCGACGCCGGCAGCTCCGTCGTCGTGCTCGAAGCGCGCAATCGCATCGGCGGGCGCATCCTCACCCGTGAAGACGTGCCGGGGGCGCCGCTCGAGCTGGGCGCGGAGTTCATCCACGGCAGCGCCGAGGTCAGCTTCGCGCTCTTGCGCGAGGCGGGCAGCGCCGCGATCGACGTGACCGACAGCGGCGTGCAGGTCGACCCCGACGGCGTGCATCCGGGCGAGGATCGTTTCGCGCTGGTCGCGGCGGCGCTCGAGCGCGTGCGCGGTTACGCGCGCGACGTCTCGGTCGCCGAGCTGGCGCGCGACCTCGATGCGCCCGCCCGCGACGCGCTGCTGACGATGGTGCAAGGCTTCGACGCCGCCGACCCGGCGCGCGCCAGCGCTCGCGCGATCGCGGCCGAGTGGAGCGACGACGTGAACGGACAGACCGCGCGGCAGTTTCGCCCGCTGGGCGGCTACGCGTCGGTGTTGCGTGCGCTGCGCGATCTCTTGCCGCCCGGTCGCGTGCGCGTCGAGTTGGCCACCCCGGTGCAATCGTTACGCCACGGCTCCGACGGCGTCGTGGTCGAGGCCGACGCCGCCGACGGAAGCACGACACAGGTGCACGCGCGCTGCGCGATCGTCACCGTCCCGCTCGGGGTGCTGCAGGCCGGCCGGCCCGCGTTCGATCCGCCGTTGCCGGCCGCCAAACGCGCGGCACTCGAGGGACTGATCATGGGCCCGGTCCACAAGCTCTGCTTGCGCTTCCGCCGCCCCTTTTGGGAGACGCTGGCCGAGGGGCGCTTCCGCGACGCGTCGTCCTTCTACATGCCGTCCGGCGGCGCGTTCACGGTGTTCTGGACGCTCTTGCCCGTGCGCGCGCCGGTGCTGGTGGCGTGGGCAGGCGGTCCGCGCGCCGACGCGCTGGGCGCCCGTACGCCGAGCGACCGCATCGCGGCCGCGCTCGATCAGCTCGCCGTGCTCGCGCGCGGGGAGGTCGATCCTCGTGAAGAGCTCGAGGATGCCGAGGCGCACGACTGGCAGCGCGATCCGTACGCCCTCGGGGCGTACAGCTACGTCGCGGTCGGCGCGGAAGGCGCGCGCGCGGCACTGGCGGCGCCCGTACCCCCGCTCTTCTTCGCCGGCGAGGCGACGGTCGACGCCAACGAGGCCGGTACCGTCGCCGGTGCGTTGTCGTCAGGCCGGCGTGCGGCACGGGAGGCGCTTGCGGCGCTGCGCGGCTAA
- a CDS encoding AAA family ATPase: MIGRAAELATLIDWTTAAALGRGGLVLLDGPAGIGKTHLLHAFREAIEDCEVALATGAYEPFANAPYAGLAQALRQLGVAARRAGGRASPAHDRLLFERLAEATERATAVVLLEDVQAADDASLELLLTLSRCAAALRLLLVATVRSDELHRRHPAAPFFARLAHEPAVRRLELAPLDAGATAALAREAAGPQALAPAQLAAIVARSEGNPFFAEELVAGGYAPRAGGAPAPATVRAAVVRRLSAFDLADRAVLACAAVFGRAFGVELLAAIARCRPRDVVAILSAAAELRLIVDVPGPVPAFAFRHALTREAVQGELLAIELRPLHRRIVEALEAQGADDVTFLGHHAWVARDAARCLRYNERAGDDAVALGAHADALRAYERALDGVTDAAARARLLSKATRCAGAREATRKHAAAVCPRNSSFARS; encoded by the coding sequence GTGATCGGCCGTGCGGCCGAGCTCGCGACCTTGATCGACTGGACGACCGCCGCGGCGTTGGGCCGGGGCGGCCTCGTCCTCCTCGACGGGCCGGCCGGGATCGGCAAGACGCATCTCCTGCACGCGTTCCGCGAGGCGATCGAGGACTGCGAGGTCGCTCTCGCGACCGGCGCGTACGAACCGTTCGCGAACGCACCGTACGCGGGGCTGGCGCAAGCACTGCGCCAGCTCGGCGTCGCCGCCCGCCGCGCCGGCGGGCGGGCGTCGCCCGCTCACGATCGGTTGCTCTTCGAGCGGCTGGCGGAGGCGACCGAACGCGCCACCGCGGTCGTGCTGCTCGAGGACGTGCAAGCCGCCGACGATGCGTCGCTCGAGCTGCTGTTGACCCTGAGCCGCTGCGCCGCCGCGCTGCGGCTGCTGCTCGTCGCGACGGTGCGCAGCGACGAGCTTCACCGCCGGCATCCCGCGGCGCCGTTCTTCGCCCGACTGGCGCACGAGCCCGCGGTGCGCCGGTTGGAGCTCGCGCCGCTCGACGCCGGCGCGACGGCCGCGCTGGCGCGCGAGGCCGCCGGCCCGCAGGCGTTGGCGCCCGCGCAGTTGGCGGCGATCGTCGCGCGCAGCGAGGGCAACCCGTTCTTCGCCGAGGAGCTGGTGGCCGGCGGGTATGCGCCGCGGGCGGGCGGCGCACCGGCGCCCGCGACGGTGCGTGCGGCCGTGGTGCGCCGGCTGAGCGCCTTCGATCTCGCCGACCGCGCCGTGCTGGCGTGCGCGGCGGTCTTCGGCCGCGCGTTTGGCGTCGAGTTGCTGGCGGCGATCGCGCGGTGCCGGCCGCGCGACGTCGTCGCCATCCTCTCGGCCGCCGCCGAGCTGCGCCTGATCGTCGACGTGCCGGGCCCGGTCCCGGCCTTCGCGTTTCGTCACGCGCTCACGCGCGAGGCGGTCCAGGGCGAGCTGTTGGCGATCGAGCTGCGACCGCTGCACCGCCGCATCGTCGAAGCGCTGGAGGCGCAGGGGGCCGACGACGTCACCTTCCTGGGCCATCACGCCTGGGTCGCGCGCGACGCGGCTCGCTGCTTGCGCTACAACGAGCGCGCCGGGGACGACGCCGTGGCGCTGGGCGCGCACGCCGACGCGCTGCGCGCGTACGAACGCGCGCTCGACGGCGTCACCGACGCGGCGGCACGCGCACGGCTCCTGAGCAAAGCGACGCGCTGCGCAGGGGCTCGTGAAGCGACGCGGAAGCACGCCGCGGCCGTATGCCCGCGCAACTCGTCGTTTGCAAGGAGCTGA
- a CDS encoding MFS transporter gives MTRWPRVTLLILTGVVAAFGVGKVPVALPLLRDELRLSGLAAGALVAAISGLGALAGTLFGVLADRIGHRRALAAGLVTIALAGAAGGFARGAAGLLAARVVEGIGFLAVIVAVPPLIVASSAPRDRRLALGLWSCYVPVGSAVVLFAAPALVALGGWRAVWFACAAVAALLAAACAALAAPRAPAPDRAPVGEEIRALGRARNALVLAIGFGGYTATYLALVGFLPTMLVAGGAALGTAATASALVVLANGAGNIAGGIAVRWLPRWSVMVVAAAVMGLGAALLYARGLPLPGRYAAAFVAALGGGTIPAAVMASVPLYAPAPRLLAGTQGLVVQGSSLGQVAGPLLVGALGVTRGGLAGSVLMLLCTAVCAAAGLVLRRAERVARAEG, from the coding sequence GTGACGCGCTGGCCGCGCGTCACGCTGCTGATCCTGACCGGCGTCGTCGCCGCGTTCGGCGTCGGCAAGGTCCCCGTCGCGTTGCCGCTGCTGCGCGACGAGCTGCGCTTGAGCGGGTTGGCGGCGGGCGCGCTGGTGGCCGCGATCTCGGGGCTGGGCGCGCTGGCCGGAACGCTGTTCGGCGTGCTGGCCGACCGGATCGGGCACCGCCGCGCGCTGGCGGCCGGGCTCGTGACGATCGCGCTGGCGGGCGCGGCCGGCGGGTTCGCGCGCGGCGCCGCCGGCCTGCTGGCGGCGCGCGTGGTCGAGGGCATCGGCTTTCTCGCCGTGATCGTGGCCGTTCCGCCGCTGATCGTCGCGTCGAGCGCGCCGCGCGATCGACGGCTCGCGCTCGGCTTGTGGAGCTGTTACGTGCCGGTCGGCTCGGCGGTGGTCCTGTTCGCGGCGCCGGCGCTGGTCGCGCTGGGTGGTTGGCGCGCCGTCTGGTTCGCGTGCGCCGCCGTCGCCGCGCTGCTCGCGGCGGCGTGCGCCGCGCTCGCCGCTCCGCGCGCGCCGGCGCCGGACCGCGCGCCGGTCGGCGAAGAAATACGCGCGCTCGGCCGCGCGCGCAACGCGCTCGTGCTCGCAATCGGATTCGGCGGTTACACCGCCACCTATCTCGCGCTGGTCGGCTTCTTGCCGACGATGCTCGTCGCCGGCGGCGCGGCGCTCGGTACCGCCGCGACCGCCAGCGCGCTGGTCGTGCTGGCCAACGGTGCCGGCAACATCGCCGGCGGGATCGCGGTGCGCTGGCTGCCGCGCTGGTCGGTGATGGTGGTCGCGGCGGCGGTGATGGGGTTGGGCGCCGCGCTGTTGTACGCCCGCGGCTTGCCGCTGCCGGGCCGCTACGCGGCGGCCTTCGTCGCCGCGCTGGGCGGCGGGACGATCCCGGCCGCGGTCATGGCCTCGGTGCCGCTCTACGCGCCGGCCCCGCGCTTGCTGGCGGGCACCCAAGGACTGGTCGTGCAGGGCTCGAGCCTCGGCCAGGTCGCCGGTCCGCTGCTGGTCGGGGCGCTGGGCGTGACGCGCGGCGGTCTGGCGGGCTCGGTCTTGATGCTGCTCTGCACGGCGGTCTGCGCCGCCGCGGGGCTCGTGCTGCGCCGAGCAGAGCGGGTCGCGCGCGCCGAGGGGTAG
- a CDS encoding acyl-CoA thioesterase: MTLADFESTYALRREREVELGEIDMLRHVNNVRYAVWAETIRSLYFADVLGRDIAGSTGMILAKHELHYESPVKYRERVIVGGRLLRFGTKSFDFETAAWSIAQERRVFRSLATLVAFDYDVERSIAVPDAWRAAARDFELIAPA; encoded by the coding sequence ATGACCCTCGCGGATTTCGAGTCCACCTACGCGCTGCGTCGCGAGCGCGAGGTCGAGCTCGGTGAGATCGACATGCTCCGCCACGTCAACAACGTTCGCTACGCCGTTTGGGCCGAGACGATTCGCTCGCTCTATTTCGCCGACGTGCTCGGGCGCGACATCGCCGGCTCGACCGGGATGATCCTGGCCAAGCACGAGTTGCACTACGAGTCGCCGGTGAAGTACCGCGAGCGCGTGATCGTCGGCGGACGGTTGTTGCGCTTCGGCACCAAGTCGTTCGACTTCGAGACCGCGGCGTGGTCGATCGCGCAAGAGCGGCGCGTGTTCCGTTCGCTGGCGACGCTGGTCGCGTTCGACTACGACGTCGAGCGCTCGATCGCGGTTCCGGACGCGTGGCGGGCCGCCGCGCGCGACTTCGAGCTGATCGCGCCGGCGTGA
- a CDS encoding class II aldolase/adducin family protein, producing MTPAQHEAAQALCAAGRTLFDEGLTPGTSGNVSLRVAGGFVMSPTNVALRALAPERLAVLDEQGAHIGGDAPTKEAPLHLAVYRERPRAQAIVHVHSTYAVALACLADVDPDDVLTPLTPYAAMRAGRVVLAPYARPGSAALANAVARRARDAAAIVLANHGPLVAAPTLADAVAAVIEIEAAAKVQLLLHGRDVRRLPVDEIAALRPHW from the coding sequence GTGACGCCGGCGCAACACGAGGCCGCGCAGGCGCTGTGCGCGGCCGGCCGCACGTTATTCGACGAAGGGTTGACCCCGGGCACGTCGGGCAACGTCTCGCTGCGCGTCGCCGGCGGCTTTGTGATGAGCCCGACCAACGTGGCGCTGCGCGCCCTCGCACCCGAGCGCCTCGCGGTGCTCGACGAGCAGGGTGCGCACATCGGCGGCGACGCCCCGACGAAAGAAGCGCCGCTGCACCTGGCGGTCTATCGCGAGCGGCCGCGGGCACAGGCCATCGTGCACGTGCACTCGACGTACGCGGTCGCGTTGGCGTGCCTGGCCGACGTGGATCCCGACGACGTGCTCACGCCGCTCACGCCGTACGCGGCGATGCGCGCCGGGCGGGTCGTGCTCGCGCCCTACGCGCGACCGGGATCGGCGGCGTTGGCGAACGCGGTCGCGCGTCGCGCACGCGACGCGGCGGCGATCGTGCTGGCGAACCACGGGCCGCTCGTCGCCGCGCCCACGCTGGCCGACGCGGTCGCGGCCGTGATCGAGATCGAAGCGGCGGCGAAGGTGCAGCTGCTGCTGCACGGCCGCGACGTGCGCCGTCTACCCGTCGACGAGATCGCGGCGCTGCGCCCGCACTGGTGA
- a CDS encoding phospholipid carrier-dependent glycosyltransferase codes for MQTGARLGAKAVVERTAVNTPLIAILAVGLVVRLLLLGSEGFHNDIAAFESWAITLRDHAPWQFYANSGFADYPPGYFIIEWVIGHVYGALLAVVGNDPGYSLLRTLVKLPAIAMDLVDAAVVFAIARRWASPKVSLWAAAALALNPAAIYISAAWGQIDSVSWGLVLIAIWLLLRSQDDPATSRSLTILAWLAFAFSILIKPQAATVGFIMLAFPFATTDAATRARRLRDAAAGVGAGLLFGLAVALLFHPAPDVVPWLLKRYAFGSTVYPYTSVNAFTIYVLVHKYWQPDTQPLTFFGLALGPLWAWGIALVAAASALVVGRYLQRRDERAFVEGAMLLAFAFFVLATRMHERYVYGAFLLAIPLIGLGRIGIWSTITLTLTMGLNLIYSLTYQTVLESKIPFPGVDAYDLWPFWGHFLPALNVLLFFVLAFRYFGTETATAGATAAPPPQFEVVVRDAILAAAERARRWFSPREGIATLTRLDALLLCGFVVVAFVIAVIGYSWPHERIFDEIYFARAGEEYLRGVNQFEWTHPPFTKLVIALSMLLFGGLHGEGNTSYGWRFLNIVIGALEVGVVYAFAKRLTASTVFAALAALMLTFDGFHFVESRLATGEITIATLITVVLYALYRLWLATQIRIRAIVPARFGWPFWITLAIGIPVSIIFSWWVNLGPANHIKEIASGITSVPSDISLRNLFSNVRWTGVWSHILTIDPYTVAFLYAMLGIYVLARVIVPRFLPTRGSTTSYADGTQAVPGQKGTVLLVPPRAVNDPAELKVTTTRDGALRYATPDGTADFTPDGIMRVDGAPVVNAKQRWIWLTVLAISAGLLVASKWNGLFDLIVIAVVLGAVWAQRYVPGRAQWGNPRGFTLDADGAVILFAVATAYWVAYIPFFLLGHNLADMLYLQQQMFWYHTSSVSAATHPYESKWWQWPILQVPISYYYSTFGAQQSPGAPGSACCVAEILALPNPLVFLMGLISVPYVAYLAWQERDKGYALLVAAYLIQWLPWTRAPRLLFEYHFFPNLVIIVLCDAILVQRFVRRLRPEQVKWYLGVFAAAVVALFAFFYPVLAGTKITHDQWYARMWPDELHIPHTSWILPPH; via the coding sequence ATGCAGACTGGCGCCCGACTCGGCGCGAAGGCGGTCGTTGAGCGAACCGCCGTCAACACGCCCCTGATCGCGATCTTGGCGGTCGGCTTGGTCGTCCGGCTGTTGCTCCTGGGCAGCGAAGGCTTCCACAACGACATCGCGGCCTTCGAGTCGTGGGCGATCACGCTGCGCGACCACGCACCGTGGCAGTTCTACGCCAACTCCGGCTTCGCCGACTACCCGCCGGGCTATTTCATCATCGAGTGGGTGATCGGGCACGTCTACGGCGCGCTCTTGGCGGTGGTGGGGAACGATCCCGGCTACTCCCTGCTGCGCACGCTGGTGAAGCTGCCGGCGATCGCGATGGATCTCGTCGACGCGGCGGTCGTCTTCGCGATCGCGCGCCGCTGGGCCAGCCCGAAGGTCTCGCTGTGGGCGGCGGCGGCGCTGGCGCTCAACCCGGCCGCGATCTACATCTCGGCCGCATGGGGACAGATCGACTCGGTCTCGTGGGGGCTGGTGCTGATCGCGATCTGGCTGCTGTTGCGCTCGCAGGACGACCCGGCCACGAGCCGCTCGCTGACGATCTTGGCGTGGCTGGCGTTCGCGTTCTCGATCCTCATCAAGCCCCAAGCGGCGACGGTCGGGTTCATCATGCTGGCGTTCCCGTTCGCGACCACCGACGCCGCGACGCGCGCGCGCCGGCTGCGTGACGCCGCCGCCGGCGTCGGCGCCGGCCTCCTGTTCGGCCTGGCGGTCGCGCTGCTGTTCCATCCGGCACCGGACGTGGTGCCGTGGCTGCTCAAGCGCTACGCGTTCGGCAGCACCGTCTATCCGTACACCTCCGTCAACGCGTTCACGATCTACGTCCTGGTCCACAAGTATTGGCAGCCCGACACGCAGCCCCTGACGTTCTTCGGGCTCGCGCTGGGACCGCTCTGGGCTTGGGGCATCGCGCTGGTCGCGGCGGCGAGCGCGCTGGTCGTCGGACGCTACCTGCAGCGCCGCGACGAGCGCGCCTTCGTCGAAGGCGCCATGCTGCTGGCGTTCGCGTTCTTCGTGCTGGCCACGCGCATGCACGAGCGCTACGTCTACGGCGCGTTCCTGCTGGCGATTCCGCTCATCGGTCTGGGCCGCATCGGCATCTGGTCGACGATCACGCTGACGCTGACGATGGGCCTGAACCTGATCTACTCGCTCACCTATCAGACGGTGCTCGAGTCGAAGATACCGTTCCCCGGCGTGGACGCGTACGACCTGTGGCCGTTCTGGGGCCACTTCTTGCCGGCGCTCAACGTGCTGCTGTTCTTCGTGCTGGCGTTCCGGTATTTCGGCACCGAGACGGCGACCGCGGGCGCGACCGCCGCGCCGCCGCCGCAATTCGAAGTCGTCGTCCGCGACGCGATCCTCGCCGCCGCCGAGCGCGCTCGGCGCTGGTTCAGCCCGCGCGAGGGGATCGCCACCCTCACCCGGCTCGACGCGCTGCTGCTGTGCGGTTTCGTCGTCGTCGCGTTCGTGATCGCGGTGATCGGCTACTCGTGGCCGCACGAGCGGATCTTCGACGAGATCTACTTCGCTCGCGCCGGCGAAGAGTATCTGCGCGGCGTCAACCAGTTCGAGTGGACGCACCCGCCGTTCACCAAGCTCGTCATCGCGCTCTCGATGCTGCTGTTCGGCGGCCTGCACGGAGAGGGCAACACCTCGTACGGCTGGCGGTTCCTCAACATCGTGATCGGCGCACTCGAGGTCGGCGTCGTCTACGCGTTCGCCAAACGCCTCACCGCTTCGACGGTGTTCGCCGCCTTGGCGGCGCTGATGCTGACCTTCGACGGTTTCCACTTCGTCGAGTCGCGGCTGGCGACCGGCGAGATCACGATCGCGACCCTGATCACGGTCGTCCTCTACGCGCTCTACCGCTTGTGGCTGGCGACGCAGATCCGCATCCGCGCCATCGTTCCCGCGCGTTTCGGTTGGCCGTTCTGGATCACGCTGGCGATCGGTATCCCGGTCTCGATTATCTTCTCGTGGTGGGTCAACCTCGGACCGGCAAACCACATCAAAGAGATCGCCTCCGGTATCACCAGCGTCCCGTCCGATATTTCGCTGCGCAACCTCTTCTCGAACGTGCGGTGGACCGGGGTGTGGTCGCACATCCTGACGATCGATCCGTATACCGTCGCATTTCTGTACGCAATGCTCGGCATATACGTGCTCGCGCGCGTCATCGTGCCGCGCTTCTTGCCAACGCGCGGAAGCACGACGTCGTACGCGGACGGAACGCAAGCAGTTCCCGGCCAGAAGGGTACGGTTCTGCTCGTGCCGCCGCGCGCCGTCAACGATCCGGCGGAATTGAAGGTTACGACGACCCGCGACGGCGCGCTGCGCTACGCGACGCCGGACGGTACGGCCGATTTCACGCCCGACGGCATCATGCGCGTCGATGGCGCACCGGTCGTGAACGCGAAGCAACGCTGGATCTGGCTGACCGTACTCGCGATATCGGCCGGACTGCTCGTCGCAAGTAAGTGGAACGGCTTGTTCGACTTGATCGTCATCGCCGTCGTGCTCGGTGCGGTCTGGGCGCAACGCTACGTGCCCGGCCGCGCCCAATGGGGCAACCCGCGCGGGTTCACCCTGGACGCCGACGGTGCGGTGATCCTCTTTGCGGTAGCGACAGCCTATTGGGTCGCGTACATCCCGTTCTTCCTGCTCGGCCACAACTTGGCCGACATGTTGTACCTGCAGCAGCAGATGTTCTGGTATCACACCAGCAGCGTCTCCGCCGCGACCCACCCCTACGAATCGAAGTGGTGGCAGTGGCCGATCCTGCAGGTGCCGATCTCGTACTACTATTCGACCTTCGGCGCGCAACAGTCGCCCGGTGCGCCCGGCAGCGCGTGCTGCGTCGCCGAGATCTTGGCGCTGCCGAACCCGCTCGTCTTCCTGATGGGCTTGATCTCGGTGCCGTACGTCGCCTACCTCGCCTGGCAAGAGCGCGACAAAGGCTATGCGTTGCTGGTCGCGGCGTACCTGATCCAGTGGCTGCCGTGGACGCGCGCGCCGCGACTGCTCTTCGAGTACCACTTCTTCCCGAACCTGGTCATCATCGTGCTCTGCGACGCGATCCTGGTCCAGCGCTTCGTCCGCCGCCTACGGCCCGAACAGGTGAAGTGGTACCTGGGCGTCTTCGCCGCCGCCGTGGTAGCGCTGTTCGCGTTCTTCTATCCGGTCTTGGCCGGCACGAAGATCACCCACGACCAATGGTATGCGCGCATGTGGCCCGACGAGCTGCACATCCCGCACACCAGCTGGATCCTACCGCCGCACTAA
- a CDS encoding AAA family ATPase has translation MPAQLVVCKELIGRRAELETLVDLQRAAARGHGALVLLGGDAGIGKTRLLRALRETVSNGRAAVGSGAFAEFANLPYAGVVEALRALGAPEPLAAAGTQAEQLAALQAPLDRICARRNVVVVLEDMHWADEATFAFLQHLARSVGTMRLLVVATYRTDEIHAHHPLAGSLARLQRVARRLDLPPLDGDETRALIRGALGERRTLTRRRVEEIVERSDGNPFFVEELLEAALAPSGRRRDPRELPLTVRAAVLERLAKLDEVAREVLSFAAVIGRRFAPELLAAVAQREAAEVLQVLRAARDLQLVEELPGPPVGYAFRHALTRETIYGEMLLPELRPLHRRILDELERRGEDNAAELGWHAWSAREDERCVRYNERAGDVADALHGYADAIVAYERALDGVTDDLTRARLLEKAGIACTRDGQVDAAVRLHAATADAYARAGAPERLPAVFQRLSAELRLAGEAERAVEVLEAALATVGPEHAGARAMLRATLAMLHLDRGEREAAEAQLQEARDAEHDRTAAPIYWNALCYAATLAGDTAALRERTTRYLDAVREADPDRRVRARLNAGVGYTLLGLDEDALALLEPLVEQLERQRLTTLAMTANTLIAQIHLRAGRFALAREVVERSLASPEPNTIAPLGVAAVALALGVAMCDEELIARALPPEMPEFALRCGVASALGRFAGPYARWRAQAGERGAARAYLNRALDTAPPAAVATDLLLAAAELGDRALRHRAIAAAAPLERGDAPWFHATLALLAAFAGAHDGGAAAAAREAEARCLAGGWRYLAARCAELAGERDRAGVAFRAMGAIADLRRLASHAAAPTAGDRGGLSPREWEIATLVAAGTSNKELAGRLAVSQKTVEKHLTSIYDKLGFRSRSELAAFIARRS, from the coding sequence ATGCCCGCGCAACTCGTCGTTTGCAAGGAGCTGATCGGCCGGCGCGCGGAGCTCGAGACGCTGGTCGACTTGCAGCGCGCCGCCGCGCGCGGCCACGGCGCGCTGGTGCTGCTGGGCGGCGACGCGGGGATCGGCAAGACGCGGCTGTTGCGCGCCTTGCGCGAGACCGTGAGCAACGGCCGGGCCGCGGTCGGGAGCGGCGCGTTCGCCGAATTCGCGAACCTGCCCTACGCGGGCGTCGTCGAAGCGCTGCGCGCGCTGGGGGCGCCCGAACCGCTGGCCGCGGCAGGCACGCAAGCCGAACAACTGGCGGCGCTGCAGGCTCCGCTGGACCGGATCTGCGCGCGGCGCAACGTCGTGGTCGTGCTGGAGGACATGCACTGGGCCGACGAGGCGACCTTCGCGTTCCTGCAGCACCTGGCGCGTTCGGTCGGGACCATGCGGCTGTTGGTGGTGGCGACCTACCGCACCGACGAGATTCACGCGCACCATCCGTTGGCGGGTTCGCTGGCGCGCTTGCAGCGCGTCGCGCGCCGCCTCGACCTGCCGCCGCTGGACGGCGACGAGACGCGGGCGCTGATCCGGGGCGCGCTCGGTGAGCGGCGCACGCTCACGCGCCGGCGGGTCGAGGAGATCGTCGAACGTTCCGACGGCAATCCGTTCTTCGTCGAGGAGCTGCTCGAGGCGGCCTTGGCGCCGTCCGGGCGGCGCCGTGACCCGCGCGAGCTGCCGCTGACCGTGCGCGCCGCGGTGCTCGAGCGGTTGGCCAAGCTCGACGAGGTCGCGCGCGAGGTGCTCTCGTTCGCGGCCGTCATCGGACGGCGCTTCGCGCCGGAGCTGCTGGCGGCGGTCGCGCAGCGCGAAGCCGCCGAGGTGTTGCAGGTGCTGCGCGCCGCCCGCGATCTGCAACTGGTCGAAGAGCTGCCGGGACCGCCGGTCGGCTACGCCTTCCGCCACGCGCTGACCCGCGAGACGATCTACGGCGAGATGCTGTTGCCCGAGCTGCGGCCGCTGCACCGCCGCATCCTCGACGAGCTCGAACGGCGCGGCGAGGACAACGCCGCCGAGCTGGGTTGGCACGCCTGGTCGGCGCGCGAGGACGAGCGCTGCGTGCGCTACAACGAGCGTGCCGGCGACGTCGCCGACGCGCTGCACGGGTACGCCGACGCGATCGTCGCGTACGAGCGCGCCCTCGACGGTGTGACCGACGATCTCACCCGCGCGCGGCTGCTCGAAAAAGCCGGCATCGCCTGCACGCGCGACGGTCAAGTCGATGCGGCCGTGCGGCTCCACGCCGCCACCGCCGACGCCTACGCGCGGGCCGGCGCGCCGGAGCGGCTGCCGGCGGTGTTCCAGCGGCTGAGCGCGGAGCTGCGCCTGGCCGGCGAAGCCGAGCGCGCCGTCGAGGTGCTGGAAGCCGCGCTGGCGACGGTCGGTCCGGAGCACGCGGGCGCACGTGCGATGCTGCGCGCGACGCTCGCGATGCTGCACCTGGATCGCGGCGAGCGCGAGGCGGCCGAGGCGCAGCTGCAGGAGGCGCGCGACGCGGAGCACGACCGCACCGCGGCGCCGATCTATTGGAACGCACTGTGTTATGCGGCGACGCTGGCGGGCGACACGGCGGCGCTGCGCGAGCGGACGACCCGCTACCTCGACGCCGTGCGCGAAGCCGATCCGGATCGCCGCGTGCGCGCGCGGCTCAACGCCGGCGTCGGCTACACGCTGCTGGGCCTCGACGAGGACGCGCTGGCGCTGCTGGAGCCGCTGGTCGAACAGCTCGAGCGCCAGCGTCTGACGACGCTGGCGATGACGGCCAACACCCTGATCGCGCAGATCCACCTGCGCGCCGGACGATTCGCGCTCGCGCGCGAGGTCGTGGAACGTTCGCTCGCGAGTCCCGAACCGAATACGATCGCGCCGCTGGGCGTCGCGGCCGTCGCGCTCGCGCTCGGCGTCGCGATGTGCGACGAAGAGCTGATCGCACGGGCGTTGCCGCCCGAGATGCCGGAGTTCGCGCTGCGCTGCGGCGTCGCCAGCGCGCTCGGACGGTTCGCCGGCCCCTACGCGCGCTGGCGGGCACAGGCCGGCGAGCGTGGTGCGGCGCGCGCGTATCTCAACCGCGCGCTCGACACCGCGCCGCCCGCGGCGGTCGCGACCGATCTGCTGTTGGCGGCCGCCGAGCTGGGCGATCGCGCGCTGCGCCACCGTGCGATCGCGGCCGCCGCGCCGCTGGAACGCGGCGACGCGCCGTGGTTTCACGCCACCTTGGCGCTCTTGGCCGCCTTTGCCGGTGCGCACGACGGCGGAGCGGCGGCGGCCGCCCGCGAGGCCGAGGCGCGCTGCCTGGCCGGCGGCTGGCGCTACCTCGCGGCCCGGTGTGCCGAACTGGCCGGCGAGCGCGACCGGGCCGGCGTCGCATTTCGAGCCATGGGCGCGATCGCGGATCTGCGCCGACTGGCCTCCCACGCCGCGGCTCCCACCGCGGGCGACCGCGGCGGCCTTTCCCCGCGCGAATGGGAGATCGCGACCCTAGTCGCCGCCGGGACCTCGAACAAAGAGCTGGCCGGCCGCCTCGCCGTGAGCCAGAAGACGGTCGAAAAGCACCTCACCTCGATCTACGACAAGCTGGGATTCCGTAGCCGCTCCGAGTTGGCGGCCTTCATCGCCCGGCGCAGTTGA